From Microcystis aeruginosa NIES-2549, a single genomic window includes:
- a CDS encoding DUF4351 domain-containing protein, which yields MQLISGFIDTYLNLNPVEEIQFQEEISTFSQPVQEGVMQITTSWMRQGIEQGIEREKTLILRQLKRKLGEINPALETKIMQLSIDDVEALGEALFDFSAVEDLINWLNTLTD from the coding sequence ATGCAATTAATTTCTGGATTTATTGATACATATCTCAATCTTAATCCAGTGGAAGAGATACAATTCCAAGAAGAGATTAGCACATTTAGTCAACCCGTACAGGAGGGAGTTATGCAAATTACTACCAGTTGGATGCGTCAAGGTATCGAACAAGGTATCGAACGCGAAAAGACATTGATTCTTCGTCAACTTAAACGCAAGTTAGGGGAGATTAATCCTGCATTAGAAACTAAAATTATGCAGTTAAGTATTGATGATGTCGAAGCATTAGGAGAAGCTTTATTCGACTTCTCTGCGGTTGAAGATTTAATCAATTGGTTAAATACTTTAACAGATTAG
- a CDS encoding MFS transporter produces MQLFDSETSDANSSDSSTPVFNSSDSSPRQSNTETMNRLPKRAPKSNPSQGFAPVLKNPRFLILWAGGIFSQLADKFYLVLMISLIATHYQEADQSISGWVSAIMIANTIPAVLVGSVAGVYVDRWLKKQVLVISNLLRGAFVLLIPLLLWLVREQTLAVPLGWLPDGLRNWHYRLQGEFNLPFGFFLLLVITFLVSTLTQFFAPAEQSTLPLVVKRRHLLPANSLNTLTTMAVLIIGFAIGEPVLAFADSIFGTRAGQFDIGKVMIVGAFYVIAGLILIILRTNEKYVIPTAEQPHVWEDIRDGIRYLNKNHKVRNALIQLVILFCIFAALSVLAVSMAEKLPGLKASQFGFLLASCGAGMAVSAITLGYWGQKFSHTQLSLWGSLGMAAALIGLSLATKSLILAFAMTALLGIFAALVGVPMQTTLQADTPPEMRGKVFGLENNAVNIALSLPLAVAGIAETQFGLRPVLLALAVMAVIGGGFTWYVSGNLSKD; encoded by the coding sequence ATGCAACTGTTTGACTCAGAAACTAGCGACGCTAATTCTAGCGACTCCTCCACACCTGTTTTTAATTCTTCCGATTCCTCACCGAGGCAATCCAACACAGAAACCATGAACCGCTTGCCTAAACGTGCGCCCAAATCCAATCCTAGTCAGGGTTTTGCCCCAGTGCTAAAAAACCCGCGCTTTCTCATTCTCTGGGCGGGGGGAATTTTTTCCCAATTAGCGGATAAATTCTATTTAGTCCTGATGATATCCCTAATTGCCACCCATTACCAAGAAGCCGATCAGTCGATTAGTGGCTGGGTATCGGCGATAATGATTGCTAATACAATTCCGGCGGTGTTAGTGGGTTCGGTGGCGGGTGTATATGTTGATAGATGGTTAAAAAAACAAGTTTTAGTTATTTCTAACCTTTTACGCGGGGCTTTTGTCCTCCTCATTCCCCTATTATTATGGTTAGTGCGCGAGCAAACTTTAGCCGTTCCCCTCGGTTGGTTGCCTGACGGTTTAAGAAATTGGCATTACCGGCTACAGGGAGAATTTAATTTACCCTTCGGTTTTTTCCTATTGTTAGTCATTACTTTTCTTGTCTCCACCCTAACCCAATTTTTTGCCCCCGCCGAACAATCTACCCTGCCATTAGTGGTAAAACGTCGTCATCTTCTACCGGCTAATTCCCTCAACACTTTAACCACCATGGCGGTATTAATTATCGGTTTTGCCATCGGTGAACCAGTATTAGCTTTTGCCGATAGCATTTTCGGCACGAGAGCCGGACAATTTGATATTGGCAAAGTGATGATTGTCGGTGCTTTTTATGTAATTGCTGGTTTAATTCTAATTATCCTACGAACTAACGAAAAATATGTTATTCCTACCGCAGAACAGCCCCATGTTTGGGAAGACATCCGCGACGGCATTCGTTACCTCAACAAAAATCATAAAGTTCGTAACGCTCTGATTCAATTAGTCATCTTATTCTGTATTTTTGCTGCTCTATCGGTATTAGCTGTCAGTATGGCGGAAAAACTACCCGGGTTAAAAGCTTCTCAATTCGGCTTTTTATTAGCCTCCTGTGGTGCAGGAATGGCAGTTAGTGCCATTACTTTGGGTTATTGGGGCCAAAAATTCTCCCACACCCAATTAAGTCTCTGGGGTTCCCTGGGTATGGCGGCAGCTTTAATCGGTTTATCTCTAGCCACAAAGAGTTTAATTTTAGCCTTCGCTATGACCGCTTTATTAGGGATTTTTGCCGCTTTAGTCGGGGTTCCCATGCAAACTACCCTACAGGCAGATACACCCCCTGAAATGCGCGGTAAAGTCTTTGGTTTAGAAAACAATGCCGTTAATATTGCCCTCTCTTTACCCCTAGCTGTCGCGGGTATCGCCGAAACTCAATTCGGACTCCGACCAGTACTATTAGCTTTAGCAGTTATGGCAGTTATCGGCGGCGGTTTTACTTGGTATGTTTCTGGCAATTTATCTAAAGATTAG
- the recO gene encoding DNA repair protein RecO has protein sequence MMSRTYQATGINLQGMAFGEADRLLTILTAEYGLIRAIAPGARKYKSSLRGRSELFVVNNLLIVAGKSLDKVVQAETIESYPKLSQNLAKLTVSQYLCELVLAIALSEQPQRELYELICGHLARIEVLDENQYILPYLCQAIFHFLIIAGLVPQVHNCLLTGKALIGNNCLGFSFEAGGIIDLAALTEIINPPKIDSKLTLQELQLLQCLGKTDFPPPENLASELAWINLDRLLRRYTQYHLGKTFRSSALVEGLSPLEF, from the coding sequence ATGATGTCTCGTACCTATCAAGCTACTGGAATCAATCTACAAGGAATGGCCTTCGGAGAGGCCGATCGCCTCTTAACTATTTTGACCGCCGAATATGGTTTAATTAGAGCCATTGCCCCCGGTGCGCGCAAGTATAAATCTTCCCTCCGGGGTAGAAGTGAACTATTTGTGGTCAATAATCTGTTAATAGTCGCAGGAAAATCCCTAGATAAGGTCGTTCAAGCCGAAACTATTGAATCTTATCCCAAATTAAGTCAAAATCTCGCCAAACTCACCGTTAGCCAATACCTCTGCGAACTGGTTTTGGCGATCGCCCTGAGTGAACAACCCCAGAGGGAATTATACGAATTAATCTGCGGCCATCTGGCCAGAATTGAAGTCCTCGACGAGAATCAATACATACTTCCCTATCTTTGTCAAGCAATTTTTCATTTCTTAATAATTGCCGGTTTAGTGCCGCAAGTCCATAACTGCCTGTTGACGGGAAAAGCTTTAATTGGGAACAATTGCCTAGGATTTAGTTTCGAGGCAGGGGGAATAATAGATCTAGCTGCCCTAACAGAAATAATCAACCCACCCAAAATCGATAGTAAACTGACGTTGCAAGAACTGCAATTACTGCAATGCCTAGGAAAAACCGATTTTCCCCCACCAGAAAACCTTGCCTCAGAACTAGCTTGGATTAACCTCGATCGCCTGCTGCGCCGCTATACTCAATATCATCTGGGAAAAACTTTTCGCTCCTCGGCATTAGTTGAGGGTTTATCTCCCTTAGAATTTTAA
- a CDS encoding M48 family metallopeptidase, producing the protein MNKNMELSKQLLLGLKANDFRHPIDLEATNSLKQLPGLDIAVRSLLGSVAEEFFYLNNIAASVLVGEKQLPDLHNLLLEACRVLDLEPPQLYIQQNPVPNAYTFAMRGKKPFMVMHTSLIEMLTPAEIQAVMAHELGHLKCEHGVYLTLANIMVLAAGLLPNWGTMLARSLQERMLAWVRCAEFSCDRAALLAVQDPKIVMSVLMKLAGGSPSLAPLLNLEAFIDQAKSYDAVSTSEMGEMLKGLQTQQLTHPLPVLRAREIDRWASSPDYQNLLKGPKIGYNDKTNAKGEWRNW; encoded by the coding sequence ATGAATAAGAATATGGAATTATCAAAACAGTTATTACTCGGCTTAAAAGCCAATGATTTTCGGCATCCCATCGACCTAGAGGCCACTAATTCCCTTAAACAATTGCCTGGGTTAGATATAGCCGTAAGAAGTTTATTAGGTTCCGTTGCTGAGGAATTCTTTTACTTAAATAATATTGCTGCTAGTGTTTTGGTGGGAGAAAAACAATTACCCGACCTGCATAATCTCCTCCTAGAAGCTTGCCGAGTTCTCGACTTAGAACCACCTCAATTATACATTCAACAAAACCCCGTTCCTAACGCCTATACCTTCGCCATGCGCGGCAAAAAACCGTTTATGGTGATGCACACTTCCCTAATTGAAATGCTGACTCCCGCAGAAATTCAAGCGGTAATGGCCCACGAATTAGGTCATCTCAAATGTGAACACGGCGTTTATCTGACTTTAGCCAATATTATGGTCCTAGCGGCGGGATTACTGCCCAATTGGGGGACAATGTTAGCACGATCCCTACAGGAGAGAATGTTAGCATGGGTGCGCTGCGCCGAGTTTAGTTGCGATCGAGCGGCTTTATTGGCAGTTCAAGACCCAAAAATCGTCATGTCGGTGTTAATGAAGTTAGCCGGGGGTTCCCCCAGTCTCGCACCTTTATTAAATTTAGAGGCTTTTATCGATCAGGCCAAGTCCTACGATGCCGTCAGCACCTCGGAAATGGGCGAAATGTTAAAGGGTTTGCAAACCCAACAGTTAACCCATCCCCTCCCCGTCCTGCGTGCGCGAGAAATCGATCGTTGGGCCAGTTCCCCCGATTATCAAAATTTGTTAAAGGGGCCAAAAATAGGTTATAATGATAAAACTAATGCCAAGGGCGAATGGCGAAATTGGTAG
- a CDS encoding tetratricopeptide repeat protein has product MTETANFTLEQGLERYQQGESAASLLPEFKELSDRTPKNAAVWSCLAWLYMLTDKPELALKAAQKAVKLDKVSPQNRINLVLAMLETKTAGVREHIELVQQLISLNKEVRQEVDENIADGLARKPDWKSLERVKVWLNE; this is encoded by the coding sequence ATGACAGAAACCGCCAATTTTACCCTCGAACAAGGTTTAGAACGCTACCAACAGGGAGAAAGTGCCGCCAGTTTATTGCCCGAATTTAAAGAATTAAGCGATCGCACTCCTAAAAATGCCGCCGTTTGGTCCTGTTTGGCTTGGTTATATATGCTCACCGATAAACCGGAATTAGCCCTAAAAGCCGCCCAAAAAGCCGTTAAACTCGATAAAGTTTCCCCCCAAAACCGGATCAATTTGGTTTTAGCTATGTTGGAAACCAAAACCGCCGGAGTTAGGGAACATATCGAACTGGTGCAACAATTAATTAGTTTAAACAAAGAAGTTCGCCAAGAAGTGGATGAAAATATCGCCGATGGTTTAGCTAGAAAACCCGATTGGAAAAGTTTAGAACGCGTTAAAGTTTGGTTAAATGAATAA
- a CDS encoding sulfite exporter TauE/SafE family protein, whose translation MIIVTLMLAGSLAWFFSTLAGGGSPLILLPVLGWFLDAAVIPPVLTTGMLLGNVQRMGMYWRAIDWPSTVWYLPGAIMGSTLGAFVFAHLQFKWLPLVLGIFLVFSSLKQLFPQEENPFFEIKTWYFMPSGFIYAFLSGLVGSTGPMMNLFYINYGLVKEPMVATKSVHMVVVHVAKLIAYAAFGVLHLPFLGYGLLLGLAAWPGNWLGQKVLEKMSPQQFKQAVMLFVSMSGLLMIWRERGIVF comes from the coding sequence ATGATCATTGTTACCTTGATGTTGGCAGGTAGTCTAGCTTGGTTTTTTAGTACCCTTGCTGGTGGGGGCAGTCCCCTGATTCTACTCCCCGTTTTAGGTTGGTTTCTCGATGCTGCCGTCATTCCTCCGGTTTTGACCACGGGGATGCTACTCGGTAACGTCCAACGCATGGGAATGTATTGGCGCGCCATTGACTGGCCCTCGACGGTGTGGTATTTACCCGGGGCAATTATGGGATCTACCCTCGGTGCTTTTGTCTTTGCCCATTTACAATTCAAATGGTTGCCGCTAGTTTTGGGAATTTTTCTGGTTTTCTCCTCGCTTAAACAATTATTTCCCCAAGAAGAAAATCCTTTTTTTGAGATTAAAACTTGGTATTTTATGCCCTCGGGATTTATCTACGCTTTCCTGTCGGGATTAGTCGGTAGTACCGGCCCGATGATGAACCTGTTTTATATCAACTATGGGCTAGTTAAAGAACCAATGGTGGCAACGAAATCCGTTCACATGGTAGTAGTTCATGTGGCCAAATTAATCGCCTACGCAGCCTTTGGAGTTTTACATCTGCCCTTTCTCGGTTACGGTTTATTATTAGGATTAGCGGCCTGGCCAGGTAATTGGTTAGGACAAAAAGTTTTAGAAAAAATGAGTCCCCAACAATTTAAACAAGCAGTGATGTTATTCGTTTCGATGAGTGGCCTATTGATGATCTGGCGAGAACGGGGCATCGTCTTTTAA
- a CDS encoding peptidase — protein sequence MTYCLGIINRFGIVMGADSRTNAGVDYISAYRKLFDFSVSGERVIMVCTSGNLSISQGVIHELKRDLHNQEDKNLHSLNHLYDIAHYIGDKSRQVQARERTWLEQDNIDFKCNFILGGQIKGEDQQLFLIYPQGNHIQATKETPFLQIGETKYGKPILDRTITYDTPLEEMAKCALLSIDSTMKSNISVGPPIYLSMYEANSLSLRHKLQLRLGDPYLAKMRKLWEDYVRQAFEAMPNVEWHYTDEDPKEDIIID from the coding sequence ATGACTTACTGTTTAGGAATTATCAATCGTTTTGGCATTGTTATGGGGGCGGATTCTCGTACAAATGCGGGAGTCGATTATATCTCGGCCTATCGGAAATTATTTGATTTTTCGGTGTCGGGAGAAAGGGTAATTATGGTCTGCACATCCGGCAATTTATCGATTAGCCAAGGAGTGATTCACGAACTAAAAAGAGACCTGCACAATCAAGAGGATAAAAATCTCCATTCTCTGAATCATCTCTACGATATCGCCCACTATATCGGTGATAAAAGTCGTCAAGTACAAGCTAGGGAAAGAACTTGGCTAGAACAAGATAATATTGATTTTAAATGTAACTTTATTCTTGGGGGACAAATTAAAGGAGAAGACCAGCAATTATTCCTGATTTATCCCCAGGGAAATCATATTCAAGCCACCAAAGAAACGCCCTTTTTACAGATAGGTGAAACTAAATACGGTAAACCGATTCTCGATCGCACTATTACCTATGATACACCCCTAGAGGAAATGGCTAAATGTGCCTTACTTTCCATCGATTCGACCATGAAATCGAATATTTCCGTCGGACCGCCTATCTATTTGAGTATGTATGAAGCGAATAGCCTAAGCCTACGTCATAAGTTACAATTGCGCCTAGGAGATCCCTACCTAGCCAAAATGCGGAAACTCTGGGAGGATTACGTCCGGCAAGCTTTCGAGGCTATGCCCAATGTGGAATGGCATTATACTGATGAAGACCCCAAAGAGGATATCATAATAGATTAA
- the fabG gene encoding 3-oxoacyl-[acyl-carrier-protein] reductase yields the protein MQKIMKLLPAECQHLQDKVAIVTGASRGIGKAIALELASQGATVVVNYAKSSSAADAVVEEITAAGGKAIALQADVAKSEEVDNLVDSTKEKFGHIDVLVNNAGITRDTLMLRMKLEDWQAVIDLNLTGVFLCTRAVGKLMLKQKSGRIINITSVSGLMGNPGQSNYSAAKAGVIGLTKTLAKEFSSRGITVNAVAPGFIETDMTHDLKADEILKYIPLSRYGKPEEVAGMVRFLAADPAAIYITGQVFNVDGGMVMA from the coding sequence ATGCAGAAAATTATGAAACTATTACCCGCAGAATGCCAGCATTTACAAGACAAAGTAGCCATAGTAACCGGGGCCTCGCGAGGAATCGGTAAAGCGATCGCCTTGGAATTAGCCAGCCAGGGTGCTACTGTAGTGGTGAACTATGCTAAATCTAGCAGTGCTGCCGATGCCGTTGTCGAAGAAATTACCGCGGCTGGGGGAAAGGCAATCGCTCTACAAGCAGATGTGGCTAAAAGCGAAGAAGTGGATAATTTAGTGGACAGTACCAAGGAAAAATTCGGTCATATTGATGTCTTAGTTAATAATGCCGGTATTACCCGGGATACCCTAATGTTAAGAATGAAATTAGAAGACTGGCAAGCGGTCATCGATCTCAATTTAACCGGGGTTTTTCTCTGCACTCGCGCCGTCGGTAAATTGATGTTAAAACAGAAAAGCGGCCGCATAATTAACATCACTTCTGTATCCGGTTTGATGGGTAATCCGGGTCAATCTAATTACAGCGCCGCTAAAGCTGGTGTTATCGGTTTAACGAAAACTTTAGCCAAAGAATTTTCCAGTCGAGGCATTACTGTTAATGCCGTGGCCCCCGGCTTTATTGAAACCGATATGACTCATGACCTCAAAGCAGATGAAATTCTCAAATATATCCCCCTCTCCCGTTATGGAAAACCGGAAGAAGTAGCCGGAATGGTGCGTTTTTTAGCCGCCGATCCCGCCGCTATTTATATCACTGGTCAAGTCTTTAACGTCGATGGTGGTATGGTTATGGCTTAA
- a CDS encoding lysophospholipid acyltransferase family protein, with protein sequence MQIFSSFVSSTATFAELSLQAAKAPVDTLTGWSLEDRDPQVIEKFVPLLDWFYHHYFRVKTDGWENIPPSGQVLFIGSHNGGLAAPDMFMMMYDWFQRFGSERLIYGLMDSRVWRVFPSQANLAAQMGAVHAHPKMAIAALNSGASVLIYPGGATDVFRPHSLRNKIHFAGNLAFVKLALQYEVPIIPAISHGAHSTLFVLDDIYPQLKELHKQGMPWPFGIDPGTCPIYFGLPWGLAIGPLPNIPLPVPIQTRVCPPIIFERYGKKAARDRRYVRECYEKVCYLMQQQLDQLVAANSP encoded by the coding sequence ATGCAGATTTTTAGTTCTTTTGTCTCATCTACGGCGACTTTTGCCGAATTATCCCTACAAGCGGCCAAGGCCCCTGTTGATACCCTCACCGGTTGGTCATTAGAGGATCGGGATCCGCAAGTGATCGAAAAATTTGTCCCCCTTCTGGATTGGTTTTATCACCATTATTTTCGCGTTAAAACCGATGGTTGGGAAAATATTCCCCCCTCAGGACAAGTATTATTCATCGGCTCCCATAACGGCGGTTTAGCGGCTCCCGATATGTTTATGATGATGTATGATTGGTTTCAGCGCTTTGGCAGCGAGCGCTTAATCTATGGTTTGATGGATTCGCGAGTCTGGCGAGTTTTTCCATCCCAAGCTAATCTAGCGGCCCAAATGGGGGCCGTTCATGCACATCCGAAAATGGCGATTGCAGCTTTGAATAGTGGTGCTAGTGTACTAATTTATCCAGGAGGTGCTACGGATGTTTTCCGTCCCCACAGTTTAAGAAATAAAATTCATTTTGCCGGTAATCTAGCTTTTGTTAAACTAGCTTTACAGTACGAAGTGCCGATTATTCCCGCCATTTCCCACGGCGCTCACTCGACCCTGTTTGTCCTCGACGATATTTATCCTCAATTAAAAGAATTGCATAAACAGGGTATGCCTTGGCCCTTCGGTATTGACCCCGGGACCTGTCCCATCTATTTCGGTTTACCCTGGGGACTAGCTATCGGTCCCTTGCCGAATATTCCCTTACCTGTGCCGATACAGACGCGGGTTTGTCCCCCAATTATTTTTGAACGTTACGGCAAAAAAGCGGCCCGGGACCGCCGTTATGTACGCGAATGTTATGAGAAAGTCTGTTATTTGATGCAGCAACAACTCGATCAATTAGTGGCGGCCAATTCTCCCTGA
- a CDS encoding DUF29 domain-containing protein: protein MKTLNQNPWQVEGGETLPLLYEIDQHLWLEETIKILKENRLDELDVIHLIEELESLSKRDKNRVSSLLEQVIRHLLLLQYWTTEAEINRNHWRAEIISFRTQLRKYLTTNLQNYLAEELPIIYQDAFDYVQQKTGFSGDFPSECPYSLEQLLDKNWFNCED, encoded by the coding sequence ATGAAAACTTTAAATCAGAATCCCTGGCAAGTAGAGGGAGGAGAAACCCTGCCTCTACTTTACGAAATCGATCAACATCTCTGGTTAGAGGAAACAATAAAAATCCTCAAGGAAAATCGCTTAGATGAATTAGATGTAATCCATTTAATTGAGGAATTAGAAAGCTTGAGTAAAAGAGATAAAAACCGAGTCAGTAGCTTACTTGAACAAGTGATCAGGCATTTATTACTTTTACAATATTGGACAACAGAAGCCGAAATAAATCGGAATCATTGGCGAGCGGAAATTATCAGTTTTCGCACTCAATTAAGAAAATATTTAACGACGAATTTACAGAATTATTTGGCTGAGGAATTACCGATAATCTATCAGGATGCTTTCGATTATGTTCAACAAAAAACTGGTTTTTCTGGCGATTTTCCCTCAGAATGTCCTTACAGTTTAGAGCAATTATTAGATAAAAATTGGTTCAACTGTGAAGATTAG
- a CDS encoding type II toxin-antitoxin system VapC family toxin — MSYLLDTNIVSLIIKRDLKVYQKIEDVKAQRKSIFISCITYFEIKRGFLAVAAPKQRERFNKLSQDYQIILLDDLAILEKAAEIHADLRLRGLPIQTEDILIAATAIVKSLIVVSNDSDLLRVEGLSLENWVEL, encoded by the coding sequence ATGAGTTATTTGTTAGATACTAATATCGTTTCTTTGATTATTAAGCGTGATCTTAAAGTTTATCAAAAAATTGAAGATGTCAAAGCTCAAAGAAAAAGTATCTTTATCAGTTGCATTACTTATTTTGAAATTAAGAGAGGATTTTTGGCAGTTGCTGCACCTAAACAAAGAGAAAGATTTAACAAACTTTCTCAGGATTATCAAATTATTTTATTAGATGATTTAGCTATTTTAGAAAAAGCAGCCGAAATTCATGCTGATCTTAGATTAAGAGGATTACCCATACAAACAGAAGATATTTTAATTGCTGCTACTGCTATAGTTAAAAGTTTAATTGTTGTTTCTAATGACAGTGATTTATTGAGGGTTGAAGGATTAAGTTTAGAGAATTGGGTAGAGTTATAA
- a CDS encoding class I SAM-dependent methyltransferase, translated as MIEDKNQQTYRDPSIVGYYAQLTALQPAEKTILTLLQERLSTMKMLDLGVGAGRTTKYFAPLVGEYIGVDYSAEMIAACRQKFPHLVWQVADARNLEQFADNYFDFILFSFNGIDYISPADRFLVLEEISRIGKAGGYFCFSSHNLQGIIPEFDWKKKISLNPFSSYVNLVLWVILRACNPSLSYQQLLTADYAIIRDEPHNFRLQNYYATPKEQLRQLRSYFQEIKIYSWKTGQEIKSEQELNTNLDHWLYYLCVLP; from the coding sequence ATGATTGAGGATAAAAATCAGCAAACCTATAGAGACCCTAGTATTGTCGGTTATTATGCCCAATTAACCGCACTACAGCCAGCAGAAAAGACAATTTTAACTCTGCTGCAAGAGCGTTTATCAACCATGAAAATGCTTGATTTAGGGGTAGGTGCGGGACGAACTACGAAGTATTTTGCCCCTCTTGTGGGAGAATATATCGGTGTTGATTATTCTGCGGAAATGATCGCCGCTTGTCGTCAAAAATTCCCCCATTTAGTCTGGCAAGTGGCCGATGCTAGAAATCTAGAACAATTTGCCGATAATTATTTTGATTTTATTCTCTTTAGTTTTAATGGCATTGATTATATTTCCCCTGCTGACCGTTTTCTAGTTTTAGAGGAAATTAGCCGCATCGGTAAAGCGGGTGGTTATTTTTGTTTTTCTAGTCATAATCTTCAGGGAATTATCCCAGAATTCGATTGGAAAAAAAAGATTAGTTTGAATCCTTTTAGTAGCTATGTAAATTTAGTCCTCTGGGTGATTTTGCGTGCCTGTAATCCCTCTCTTAGCTACCAACAGTTATTGACTGCTGACTATGCAATTATTCGGGATGAACCCCATAATTTTCGTCTCCAAAATTATTACGCCACCCCCAAAGAACAATTAAGACAGTTAAGGTCTTACTTTCAAGAGATTAAAATTTATTCTTGGAAAACCGGTCAGGAAATTAAAAGCGAACAAGAGTTAAATACTAATCTTGATCATTGGCTTTATTATCTCTGTGTTCTTCCCTAA